The Rhodothermales bacterium genomic sequence TGGACCGCGTCAAGACTGGACTCGGGAAAGACCTCCTGCGGAATACTCGTGATGCTCACCACGCCGGTCACGACGATGAGCATCATGAGCAGGTTGGCCGCGACACTGTTCTGCGCCATCCAGGCGATTGCTCCTTTCATCGTGCGCAGAGTCTGTTGAAGTGGGACAGGTTCATTGGCATGGGGTCAGTTCGTTGCGACACGAACAGACATGCCGTCCGTCATGACGGCCAGCGCATTGGTGACGACCTGCTCTCCGCCGGTAAGTCCGTCGCGGAGAAGCACCGTCTCATCCACCTCTTGCAAGACATCCACAGGCAACACGCGAAGACGCCCGTCGGCGACAACCCAGACTTTGCTGCCATCACGCAGTGCCGACCGCGGGATCACGACAGATCCATCGGAGGGTCTGGCTTCGATCTCCACGTCGACGAAGGTGCCGACAAGCAGCGGAGGAGCGCCGTCTGAATCGCGACGGTACGGATTCGAAACGCGCACGAAAACGTTGATGGTTCGAGTCGCGGCGTCCAGCGCTCCTTCGACGCGGTGAACATTCCCGTTCCATGTTCGCGTCGTGCCTCCGAAGTCCGCATGCACCCGTGCCGCGATGCGACTCACACCTGACGGGTTCCACAGGCCCTCGATGAGTGCTGCGTCCGACGTGTTCAGCGGCACGGCGATCTCGACCAGCCCCGAGCTGTACACGACGCCTACCTGCTGACCCGGACCTACGAACTGACCCACGTCGACGCTTTCTGTGCGCACCCTTCCGCTGAACGGCGCCACTATTCGTGTGCGCTCCAATCGATTGCGAGCGTCAGAAAGTCGGGCCTCCGCCCCCTTGAGCAGCGCTTCGGCGAGCCTGAGCTGCGGCTCCTTGAGCACGAGGCTGCCAAGCTCGGAGTGAGGAGGTGCCTCGCCCGCCGTTCTGCTTCTCATACGTTCCCACTCCTCCTTCGCGACGTCCGCTTCTTCACGCGCACGCAGCAGTTCAAACCGCCGCTGCGTGACCTCGGCCTCCGCGACGGCAACAGCGTTCTCGTAATCGGCCGGGTCCACCTGCACGAGCACATCGCCGCGCTGAAAGTACCCACCGCTTACGAACGAGGGTGCAATGCCAACGACCTTGCCCGATGCCTCAGCAACCAGTGTGACTTCCTGCGTCGGTTTGATCGGGCCCGTACCGCGGACGTAGACGGGACCTTCGTGGATCGTTGCCACGGCTGTTGTCACAAGCGGACTGACTCGCGGCCGATCTTCCTTCGGTGGTTCAGGTCGGAGCCAGACCAACAGCGCGAGACCACCCACACCGACGGCCAAAATTGCGGCGCCAATCATGAATGATCTGGAGCGGGTGAGTTTCATTCGAGTCTGCTGTTTGGGTCGTTTTGTCGTGCGCCGGGACTACAGGTCGTCGTTCGGGGTTTCCACCCAGTCTCCACCGAGCGCCCGATTGACGGCCAGCCGGGCACCTGCCAGCGACCTCTCGGCCGTTGCCAGCGTCGCCTCGACGCGTATGAGGTTTCGTCTGGAATCGACGT encodes the following:
- a CDS encoding efflux RND transporter periplasmic adaptor subunit, giving the protein MKLTRSRSFMIGAAILAVGVGGLALLVWLRPEPPKEDRPRVSPLVTTAVATIHEGPVYVRGTGPIKPTQEVTLVAEASGKVVGIAPSFVSGGYFQRGDVLVQVDPADYENAVAVAEAEVTQRRFELLRAREEADVAKEEWERMRSRTAGEAPPHSELGSLVLKEPQLRLAEALLKGAEARLSDARNRLERTRIVAPFSGRVRTESVDVGQFVGPGQQVGVVYSSGLVEIAVPLNTSDAALIEGLWNPSGVSRIAARVHADFGGTTRTWNGNVHRVEGALDAATRTINVFVRVSNPYRRDSDGAPPLLVGTFVDVEIEARPSDGSVVIPRSALRDGSKVWVVADGRLRVLPVDVLQEVDETVLLRDGLTGGEQVVTNALAVMTDGMSVRVATN